In Paenibacillus sp. FSL M7-0420, a single genomic region encodes these proteins:
- a CDS encoding helix-turn-helix transcriptional regulator, with amino-acid sequence MQISRLFDIVYYLLEKKETTGKELADRFEVSVRTIYRDIETLSSAGIPVYTNQGRGGGIVILDNFILNKSLLSEKEQDEILLALQNLSAARYPEINTILSRLSSLFKKSDVNWIELDFSPWGSNERNKENFNAIKVAIISKHIIIFDYFNNSGVKSLRRVEPHKLIFKDKAWYLKAYCYDKRTYRTFKISRMANIEITEEVFEQETSVESAAETTDNHLQKFIDIRLKISPAGAYRIYDDFSEKEITKHEDGSFTVIASMPEGDWLSNYFLSYGPIIEAMEPQSLRDAVMSKIEVMMGNLNRKGGPAL; translated from the coding sequence ATGCAGATCAGCAGACTTTTCGACATTGTTTATTACTTACTTGAGAAAAAAGAAACTACAGGGAAAGAACTTGCCGACCGTTTTGAAGTATCGGTTAGAACCATATATCGCGATATTGAGACATTAAGCAGCGCTGGCATACCAGTCTATACGAATCAAGGCAGAGGCGGCGGAATCGTCATTCTCGACAATTTTATTCTAAATAAGTCGTTACTTTCTGAAAAAGAACAGGATGAAATACTGCTCGCCTTACAGAATCTATCAGCAGCGCGATATCCGGAAATTAATACTATTCTTTCACGATTAAGCAGCCTTTTCAAAAAGAGTGATGTGAATTGGATTGAATTGGACTTCTCACCCTGGGGAAGTAATGAACGAAACAAAGAAAATTTCAATGCAATAAAAGTGGCAATTATAAGCAAACATATTATTATATTCGACTATTTCAATAACTCAGGTGTGAAAAGCTTGCGCAGGGTTGAGCCGCATAAGTTGATTTTCAAGGATAAGGCATGGTATTTGAAAGCGTATTGCTATGATAAAAGGACATACAGAACATTCAAAATATCCCGTATGGCTAATATTGAAATCACTGAAGAGGTTTTTGAGCAAGAGACATCAGTGGAATCTGCGGCTGAAACGACAGATAATCATTTACAGAAATTTATTGATATTCGGTTAAAAATCTCTCCGGCGGGAGCGTATAGAATATACGATGACTTTAGCGAAAAAGAAATAACAAAACATGAAGATGGATCTTTTACTGTTATCGCATCCATGCCCGAAGGAGATTGGCTTTCAAATTATTTTCTCTCTTATGGCCCGATTATTGAAGCGATGGAGCCTCAAAGTCTACGGGATGCTGTTATGAGCAAGATAGAGGTGATGATGGGAAATTTGAATCGAAAGGGTGGCCCTGCCTTATGA
- a CDS encoding nuclear transport factor 2 family protein, with protein MINKIQLPQPVEEHFHATNTDDPAAFLSIFAEDAVVFDAGKEYHGKTAIKEWSDHDYFGVGLRLEIKNVVEHAKEIVVTAKSDGNYDKTGLPDPLYFDFHFTVDGDKITRLHNVLSSNSRAIPLPQPIAAYYHASDIFDGDLLANCFAEDAILVDNGEEFHGPEVISKFIVKANRDAAGRTEITNCAEKNDETVVTATISGNFKGSPIPLDFRFKLNNGKIKALNIVVSGV; from the coding sequence ATGATAAACAAAATTCAATTACCCCAACCGGTTGAGGAACATTTTCATGCGACCAATACAGATGATCCCGCGGCCTTCCTTTCGATCTTTGCCGAGGATGCCGTTGTTTTTGACGCCGGCAAAGAATATCACGGGAAAACCGCTATCAAAGAGTGGAGCGACCACGACTATTTCGGAGTAGGCTTAAGACTGGAAATCAAAAATGTTGTTGAGCATGCCAAGGAAATCGTTGTTACCGCAAAATCAGACGGAAATTACGACAAAACCGGACTACCGGACCCCCTTTATTTTGATTTTCATTTTACTGTGGATGGAGATAAAATTACACGCCTGCACAATGTTCTTTCCTCTAACAGTAGAGCAATTCCTTTGCCGCAGCCTATTGCAGCCTATTATCATGCCTCAGATATCTTTGACGGTGACCTTCTCGCAAACTGCTTTGCAGAGGATGCCATATTAGTTGACAATGGAGAAGAATTTCATGGTCCTGAAGTTATCAGCAAGTTTATTGTGAAGGCTAACAGGGACGCTGCGGGTAGGACTGAAATCACCAATTGTGCGGAGAAAAATGACGAAACGGTGGTCACCGCCACCATTTCAGGTAATTTCAAAGGCAGTCCAATTCCACTGGATTTCCGCTTCAAGCTTAATAACGGGAAAATCAAAGCCTTGAATATCGTAGTGTCAGGTGTATAA
- a CDS encoding transcriptional regulator, whose amino-acid sequence MPINQFSGQSGINSGTLSRILSGHQPIAMNHLERITRAMDLPEDHFYSLYVDECFYFSSPTWRRLRPFLVRSAELGRLDCVEQVVQNLLENLVYAPMLFEVAEGLFQEGLWQAAELLYKNVSASEKYQNSERLAVCQYRLFRIAIGDDQTRNLQAAHIFEGYLDRLDEADQLEGLKHLAHVYFSLHKWHKVDELAKKMLQLATIRYNLQRHSDRRESNEKKTEKPLYFYILYAQLIRSNVCEQMGDYPSALDWVSLYMDGTWIQEDDEEVKRTVAQFQEWGTANRLLYRVMAGQYEALSEYVEHISHRPDEIFTALYSIVLSANRYDWKVDSILERFASYIPYRTDLAEYGVLHNKQIITNQYTQFLAELAAYYLNNKRKEGIGFILQSLETSARINNESNVIKCVDLFGQHRNQANEEENEQYKVQIGAYL is encoded by the coding sequence ATGCCTATTAATCAATTCTCGGGACAATCCGGAATTAATTCAGGAACGCTTAGCCGGATACTTAGTGGTCACCAGCCCATTGCTATGAATCATCTGGAGCGAATCACCCGGGCGATGGATCTGCCGGAGGATCATTTCTACAGTTTATATGTGGATGAATGTTTCTATTTCTCGTCACCCACCTGGCGGCGTCTGCGGCCTTTTCTTGTGCGCTCCGCTGAGCTGGGCCGTCTGGATTGCGTTGAACAGGTGGTCCAGAATCTGCTGGAGAATCTGGTCTATGCCCCCATGCTGTTCGAAGTGGCTGAAGGACTGTTTCAAGAGGGGCTGTGGCAAGCTGCCGAATTGCTGTATAAGAATGTGAGTGCCAGCGAGAAGTACCAGAATTCCGAGAGACTTGCGGTATGCCAATACCGTCTATTCCGAATCGCCATTGGTGATGACCAGACGCGGAATTTGCAGGCGGCGCATATCTTCGAAGGTTACCTGGACCGGCTGGATGAAGCGGATCAATTGGAGGGATTGAAGCATCTCGCTCATGTATATTTTTCATTGCATAAGTGGCATAAGGTGGATGAGCTGGCGAAAAAGATGCTGCAATTAGCAACTATTCGTTATAATCTCCAGCGCCATTCGGATCGTAGAGAGAGTAACGAGAAAAAAACCGAGAAACCCCTGTACTTCTACATCCTGTACGCACAGCTTATCCGTTCAAATGTATGTGAGCAAATGGGAGACTACCCATCGGCATTAGATTGGGTGTCACTCTATATGGATGGAACCTGGATACAGGAAGACGATGAAGAAGTGAAGCGGACTGTGGCTCAGTTCCAGGAGTGGGGTACCGCGAACAGACTGCTCTATCGGGTGATGGCAGGACAATATGAGGCTCTCTCTGAATATGTTGAACATATCTCCCACCGACCAGATGAGATATTTACAGCGTTATACAGTATTGTCTTGTCGGCTAACCGCTACGATTGGAAGGTTGATTCTATTCTGGAGCGTTTTGCTTCCTATATTCCTTACCGGACAGATCTTGCAGAATATGGGGTTCTTCATAACAAACAAATCATAACCAACCAATACACCCAATTCCTCGCTGAATTAGCAGCCTATTATTTAAATAACAAGCGCAAAGAAGGAATTGGATTTATCCTGCAAAGTTTGGAAACCTCCGCTAGAATCAATAACGAGAGCAATGTAATCAAATGTGTCGATCTGTTTGGGCAGCATCGGAATCAAGCAAATGAAGAAGAGAACGAACAATATAAAGTTCAAATTGGAGCATACCTTTAA
- a CDS encoding helix-turn-helix domain-containing protein has translation MVSTTRTMIRDLLALYLSQKGMSIHQFSIQSGINSGTLSRILSGHQPIAMNHLERITKAMDLPEDHFYSLYVDECFYFSSPTWRRLRPFLVRSAELGRLDCVEQVVQNLLENLVYAPMLFEVAEGLFQEGLWQAAELLYKNVSVSEKYQNSERLAICQYRLFRIAIGDDQTRNLQAAHLFECYLDRLDEADQLDGLKHLAHVYVSLHKWHKVDELMQQMQQLATLRYNLQRQPNRRESNEKKTEKPLYFYILYAQLIRSAVCKELGDFNSALDWVSLYMDGSWIQEDNEEVKRTMAQFQEWGTANRLLYQVLGGQSEVLSAYVEYISHRPDEIFIGIYNIILSANRYDWNVDSILERFAAYIPYRTYSTEFGDYNRQVMLDQHTQFLAEMATYYLHNKRKEGIGFILQSLESSARINNESNIIKCVDLFEQHRYLADEEEKEQYKLLIREVQDSHEKKIYHSSSFL, from the coding sequence GTGGTCTCTACTACTAGAACGATGATTCGCGATCTATTAGCGTTGTATTTGTCGCAGAAGGGAATGTCTATTCATCAATTCTCCATACAATCCGGAATTAATTCAGGAACGCTCAGCCGGATACTTAGTGGTCACCAGCCCATTGCGATGAACCATCTGGAGCGAATTACCAAGGCAATGGATCTGCCGGAGGATCATTTCTATAGCTTATACGTGGATGAATGTTTCTATTTCTCGTCACCCACCTGGCGGCGTCTGCGGCCTTTTCTTGTGCGATCGGCTGAACTGGGCCGTCTGGATTGCGTTGAACAGGTGGTTCAGAATCTGCTGGAGAATCTGGTCTATGCCCCCATGCTGTTCGAAGTGGCTGAAGGACTGTTTCAAGAGGGGCTGTGGCAAGCTGCCGAGTTACTGTATAAGAATGTGAGTGTCAGTGAGAAGTATCAGAATTCCGAGAGACTGGCGATATGCCAATACCGTCTGTTCCGTATCGCCATTGGTGATGACCAGACGCGGAATTTACAGGCTGCGCACCTCTTCGAATGTTACCTGGACCGGCTGGATGAGGCGGATCAATTGGATGGATTGAAGCATCTCGCTCATGTATATGTTTCGCTGCATAAGTGGCATAAGGTGGATGAATTGATGCAGCAAATGCAGCAATTAGCGACTCTTCGTTATAATCTTCAGAGGCAGCCGAACCGCAGAGAGAGTAACGAGAAAAAAACCGAGAAACCTCTGTACTTCTATATCCTGTACGCGCAGCTTATCCGTTCAGCTGTGTGTAAGGAATTGGGAGATTTCAATTCGGCATTAGATTGGGTGTCCCTCTATATGGATGGGAGCTGGATACAGGAGGACAATGAAGAGGTGAAGCGGACTATGGCTCAGTTCCAGGAGTGGGGTACCGCAAACAGACTGCTCTATCAGGTGCTGGGAGGACAGTCCGAAGTACTCTCAGCATATGTCGAATATATTTCTCACCGACCAGATGAGATATTCATAGGGATATACAATATTATCTTGTCGGCTAACCGTTATGACTGGAATGTTGATTCTATTCTGGAGCGATTTGCTGCCTATATTCCTTACCGGACGTATTCTACAGAATTTGGCGATTATAACCGGCAGGTTATGTTGGACCAACACACTCAATTCCTTGCTGAAATGGCCACCTATTATTTACATAATAAGCGTAAAGAAGGTATTGGATTCATCCTGCAAAGTTTGGAATCGTCTGCTAGAATTAATAATGAGAGCAATATCATCAAATGTGTTGATCTGTTCGAGCAGCATCGGTATCTGGCAGATGAAGAAGAGAAAGAGCAATACAAACTTCTAATTAGAGAGGTGCAGGACTCCCATGAAAAGAAAATTTATCATTCTTCTAGCTTCCTGTAG